In Polaribacter sp. L3A8, a genomic segment contains:
- a CDS encoding DUF4129 domain-containing protein, which translates to MKKRIFLFLLFFATIGFGQIKNDSLLLLEKDTIQYEKTIEFAQKRTFKEDLKEKYNDKEFVYTEEAEKKKEKKEDSAVSAAIVGAILYFISNIFPFLLGGIIIFIILKTFLGTDASFWNFKNPKKKVAKKLIYEDEDIHETDIDGLLQEAIHSKEYRLAVRYYYLSVLKVLSNKKLIDYHKDKTNSEYLFEIENTQTRTDFSYLSYVYSYVWYGDFPIDETNFKLAENKYKSFKNSLK; encoded by the coding sequence ATGAAAAAAAGAATATTTCTTTTCTTACTTTTTTTTGCAACCATTGGTTTTGGGCAGATTAAAAATGATAGTCTTCTTCTTTTAGAAAAAGACACGATTCAGTATGAAAAAACGATTGAATTTGCACAAAAACGGACTTTTAAAGAAGATTTAAAAGAAAAATACAACGATAAAGAGTTTGTATATACAGAAGAAGCAGAAAAAAAGAAAGAGAAAAAAGAAGATTCGGCCGTAAGTGCTGCTATTGTTGGTGCCATCCTTTATTTTATTAGTAACATTTTTCCTTTTTTATTAGGCGGAATTATCATTTTTATCATTCTTAAAACATTTTTAGGTACAGATGCCAGTTTCTGGAATTTTAAAAACCCAAAAAAGAAAGTTGCCAAAAAATTAATTTACGAAGACGAAGATATCCACGAAACAGATATTGATGGCTTGTTACAAGAAGCTATTCATAGTAAAGAATACAGATTGGCAGTTCGGTATTACTATTTGTCTGTCTTAAAAGTATTATCTAACAAGAAACTAATTGATTATCATAAAGATAAAACCAATTCAGAATACCTTTTCGAAATTGAAAATACCCAAACCAGAACCGATTTTTCCTATTTATCGTATGTCTATTCGTATGTTTGGTATGGAGATTTTCCAATAGATGAAACCAACTTTAAACTGGCTGAAAACAAGTATAAATCTTTTAAAAACTCTTTAAAATGA
- a CDS encoding DUF4350 domain-containing protein translates to MMLLQQFKKYAPLLFFFALISCNKTDWTENFKEKEKSPFGNYIIYNEASTLFKKDSVTLLKQNIYDYLMFESLIDSTKTQNYVSIKHSGYKYTNGTTAELLNFVAKGNNVFLAFNNFRDTLKASLKFTTNNLDKDVYAIKALKKLKGTFQLKNTQFSKTSFTFDRNIRRNYFLQYNENATTVLGTMEVDGEKVPNFIKIHHGKGAFYLHTQPIAFTNYNLLNGNEAYAANVLSYLPNAPVIWDPQIKSSKYQDEKEDNTNVFKFFLAHKTLTWFLFVSLIGLLLFMLFNARRKQRPIPIIAPLKNSTVAFTQTIANLYLKEQDHTNLVDKKIAYFLEKIRSKYLLSTANLNADFIEKLASKSGNELQRTKYLVNTIITLNKKSECSEEELVVLHKIIENFFNK, encoded by the coding sequence ATGATGCTACTTCAACAGTTTAAAAAATACGCTCCGCTCCTGTTCTTTTTTGCACTAATAAGCTGTAATAAAACAGATTGGACAGAAAATTTTAAAGAAAAAGAGAAAAGTCCGTTTGGTAATTACATCATTTATAACGAAGCCTCCACACTTTTTAAGAAGGATAGCGTTACTTTATTAAAACAGAACATTTACGATTATTTAATGTTTGAGTCCCTAATTGACAGTACTAAAACTCAAAATTATGTATCTATAAAACACAGTGGGTATAAATACACAAACGGAACCACAGCAGAGCTTTTAAATTTTGTAGCTAAAGGAAATAATGTGTTTTTGGCTTTTAACAATTTTAGAGATACTTTAAAAGCGTCTTTAAAGTTTACAACCAATAATTTAGATAAGGATGTATATGCTATAAAAGCGCTAAAAAAATTAAAAGGAACTTTTCAGTTAAAGAATACTCAATTTTCTAAAACCTCTTTTACGTTTGATAGAAACATCCGTAGAAATTACTTTTTACAATACAATGAAAACGCTACCACTGTTTTAGGAACCATGGAAGTTGATGGAGAAAAAGTACCTAATTTTATTAAAATTCATCATGGTAAAGGGGCTTTTTACCTACACACACAACCTATTGCGTTTACCAATTACAATTTATTAAACGGAAACGAAGCGTATGCAGCAAATGTGCTTTCTTATTTACCAAATGCACCTGTAATTTGGGATCCGCAGATAAAGTCGAGTAAATATCAAGATGAAAAAGAAGACAATACCAACGTATTTAAATTTTTCTTAGCACATAAAACTTTAACGTGGTTTTTGTTTGTCTCTTTAATTGGGTTATTATTGTTTATGCTTTTTAACGCTAGAAGAAAACAACGTCCGATTCCTATTATAGCCCCTTTAAAAAACTCTACTGTTGCATTTACACAAACCATTGCCAATTTGTATTTAAAAGAACAAGACCATACCAATTTAGTTGATAAAAAAATAGCCTATTTTTTAGAAAAAATCCGTTCTAAATACTTGTTAAGTACGGCTAATTTAAATGCTGATTTTATAGAGAAATTAGCGTCTAAATCTGGAAATGAATTGCAAAGAACAAAATATTTAGTAAATACAATTATCACTTTAAATAAAAAGTCAGAATGTTCTGAGGAAGAATTAGTTGTGTTGCATAAAATTATTGAAAATTTCTTTAATAAATAA
- a CDS encoding TlpA disulfide reductase family protein has product MRKLLFLIGSFFIFLTSCNSVDKKEENHKGYTIKGVLSTTDTPIVYLINEQDKKIDSSIVIDNTFSFKGIVTTTKTHHLQLKNKPKKHAIVLENSKYTILINDDKATISGGNLNNKQVDYSNLQNDLDTKKLVSLNAFIKEEIKLDSLQKSIKAIELEKKEIAKSFLISNANNVLSSTLFPTIQNFNLEELKEIKNNTEVVKTNTLTSLLDDEISKLQKIVDEELAEKNKIAAAKKVYRKPAIMFSGDGLKGELISLETIIKGKKVILVDFWASWCGPCRLVTPRVKELYHKYKNKGFTILTVSEDKNKEDWKRGIEQDGMLSWYHIFDDYGRISTMHGIRTIPYMVLIDGNGGVIKEKISITELEYQLQKLL; this is encoded by the coding sequence ATGCGTAAATTATTATTCCTAATAGGTAGCTTTTTTATTTTTTTAACTTCTTGTAATTCAGTTGATAAAAAAGAAGAAAACCATAAAGGCTATACCATTAAAGGTGTTTTATCAACTACGGATACCCCTATTGTTTATCTTATCAATGAGCAGGATAAAAAGATAGATTCTTCTATTGTAATCGATAATACGTTTTCTTTTAAAGGAATAGTAACTACAACTAAAACACATCATCTACAGTTAAAAAATAAACCGAAGAAACATGCTATCGTCTTAGAAAATAGTAAGTACACAATACTTATAAATGATGATAAAGCAACTATTTCTGGCGGAAATCTAAATAATAAACAAGTTGATTATTCTAATTTACAAAACGACTTAGATACTAAAAAGCTAGTATCTCTAAATGCTTTTATAAAAGAAGAAATAAAGCTAGATAGCTTGCAAAAATCAATTAAAGCAATTGAATTAGAGAAGAAAGAAATTGCTAAAAGTTTTTTAATATCCAATGCAAATAATGTATTGTCTTCTACCCTATTCCCTACCATTCAAAACTTTAATTTAGAAGAACTTAAAGAAATTAAAAATAATACGGAAGTAGTTAAAACAAATACTTTAACAAGCCTTTTAGATGATGAAATTTCTAAGTTGCAGAAAATTGTTGACGAGGAACTGGCTGAAAAAAATAAAATTGCAGCTGCCAAAAAAGTTTATAGAAAACCGGCCATAATGTTTAGTGGAGACGGTTTAAAAGGAGAATTAATTTCCTTAGAAACTATTATAAAAGGTAAAAAAGTAATCTTAGTCGATTTTTGGGCAAGTTGGTGTGGTCCTTGTCGATTGGTAACTCCTAGGGTTAAAGAATTATATCATAAATATAAAAACAAAGGCTTTACAATTCTTACGGTTTCTGAAGATAAAAATAAAGAGGATTGGAAAAGAGGCATCGAGCAAGACGGTATGTTAAGTTGGTATCATATTTTTGATGATTATGGTAGAATTTCTACCATGCATGGCATTCGCACCATACCTTATATGGTTTTAATTGATGGCAACGGTGGCGTTATTAAAGAAAAAATTTCAATTACAGAATTAGAGTATCAACTTCAAAAATTATTATAA
- a CDS encoding pseudouridine synthase: MEIPIVYQDDFIICVAKPNNILVHHARHSRNVADEKSLLQLLDEQIGGKFYPIHRLDRKTSGIILLAKETQYVSKFQDLFTANEIQKTYYGVVRGFSPETKIIDSPVKGRDANVHKEALTHLRTLEQVTLDIPVKPYDSSRYSLVALLPKTGRMHQLRVHSNKISHPLIGDTKYGDKNHDVMFEENFGWKNMFLHAGKLEFKHPFTEKDLILKASFPKDWIALFKAFSWRNPLD; this comes from the coding sequence ATGGAAATTCCTATTGTTTATCAAGATGACTTTATCATTTGTGTTGCAAAACCAAATAATATATTAGTACATCATGCTCGTCACTCTAGAAATGTGGCTGATGAAAAATCTCTTTTGCAACTATTAGATGAGCAAATAGGTGGTAAATTTTATCCGATTCATCGATTGGATAGAAAAACATCTGGAATTATATTACTTGCCAAAGAAACTCAGTATGTTTCTAAGTTTCAAGATTTGTTTACTGCAAACGAAATTCAGAAAACGTATTATGGAGTTGTTCGTGGTTTTTCTCCTGAAACGAAAATTATTGATTCTCCTGTAAAAGGAAGAGATGCAAACGTTCACAAAGAAGCTTTAACACATTTAAGAACCTTAGAACAAGTTACTTTAGATATTCCTGTAAAACCGTATGATTCTTCTCGTTATAGTTTGGTAGCGTTATTGCCTAAAACAGGAAGAATGCATCAATTACGTGTGCATTCTAACAAAATAAGTCACCCTTTAATTGGAGACACAAAATACGGAGACAAGAATCATGATGTTATGTTTGAGGAAAATTTTGGTTGGAAAAACATGTTTCTACATGCTGGAAAATTAGAATTTAAGCACCCTTTTACCGAAAAAGACCTTATTTTAAAAGCTTCTTTTCCAAAAGATTGGATTGCGTTATTTAAAGCTTTTTCTTGGAGAAACCCGTTAGATTAA
- a CDS encoding stage II sporulation protein M, with protein MREVAFIKQNKEKWLEFEQGFSNKEKKSPDDIANLHIKIMNDLVYAQTYYPKSKVTLYLNKLAKSSFDKVYHSKRRDKNVFLYFFFDKVPLLAYQYRKYIYLSFIVFFACFFIGLLSTLNDVSFARQILGDTYIDKTLENIESGDAMAIYKGGSNWGSFIGIYDNNQRVGLNMFLSGLFIGIGTGFYVVYNAIMVAVFQAFFYQNNSLFDSLKGIWIHGTYEIFSMIIEAAAGYIVGASILFPGAYKRFESFKRGMKAGFYIFISTIPFTLMAAFLEGYITRYSNTMPTIICFAIIGFSLVSISYYYLILPFKVANKYNVR; from the coding sequence ATGAGAGAGGTCGCTTTTATAAAGCAAAATAAAGAAAAATGGCTCGAATTTGAACAAGGTTTTTCAAATAAAGAGAAAAAAAGTCCAGATGACATCGCCAACCTGCATATAAAAATCATGAACGATTTGGTATATGCCCAAACCTACTATCCAAAAAGTAAAGTTACCTTATATTTAAACAAATTAGCAAAGTCTAGTTTTGACAAGGTGTATCACTCTAAAAGGCGCGATAAAAACGTATTTTTATATTTCTTTTTTGATAAAGTACCACTACTCGCCTACCAATACAGAAAATATATTTACTTATCTTTTATTGTCTTTTTTGCCTGCTTTTTCATCGGTTTATTATCTACTTTGAACGATGTTTCTTTTGCACGTCAAATTTTAGGCGATACTTATATAGACAAAACGCTAGAAAACATAGAAAGTGGCGATGCCATGGCTATTTACAAAGGCGGCAGTAATTGGGGGAGTTTTATAGGTATTTATGACAATAACCAACGTGTAGGCTTAAATATGTTTCTATCTGGATTATTTATAGGAATAGGCACTGGTTTTTATGTAGTTTATAATGCCATTATGGTGGCGGTTTTTCAAGCTTTTTTTTATCAAAATAATAGTTTGTTTGATAGTTTAAAAGGAATTTGGATTCATGGAACCTACGAGATTTTTAGTATGATTATAGAAGCTGCAGCCGGTTATATTGTTGGCGCAAGTATTTTATTTCCGGGAGCTTACAAACGCTTCGAATCTTTTAAACGTGGCATGAAAGCTGGCTTTTATATCTTTATAAGCACCATTCCGTTTACCTTAATGGCGGCTTTTTTAGAAGGTTATATTACAAGATATTCTAATACAATGCCCACTATTATCTGTTTTGCTATAATTGGTTTTAGTTTGGTTTCTATTAGTTATTACTACCTAATTTTACCTTTTAAGGTGGCCAATAAATACAATGTACGTTGA
- a CDS encoding DUF805 domain-containing protein, which produces MVFKSIKRTHYADFNGRARREEFWMFQLFNFLAIIVIMIVFGGIAALLETPSILFISYIYILGIIIPSLALAVRRIHDTGKSGWFYLVSLIPLVGSIWLLVIYYTDSQNGTNKWGDNPKGTGNNATIDQIGKE; this is translated from the coding sequence TTGGTATTTAAAAGTATTAAAAGAACACATTACGCAGATTTTAATGGAAGAGCAAGAAGAGAAGAATTTTGGATGTTTCAATTATTCAATTTTCTAGCGATCATCGTTATAATGATTGTTTTTGGAGGTATTGCTGCATTATTGGAAACACCATCAATACTATTTATATCATATATTTATATTTTAGGTATAATTATACCAAGTTTAGCATTAGCTGTTAGAAGAATACACGATACAGGAAAAAGTGGATGGTTTTATTTAGTTTCATTAATTCCATTAGTTGGTAGTATATGGTTATTAGTTATTTATTATACAGATTCTCAAAACGGTACAAATAAATGGGGAGATAACCCAAAAGGAACTGGTAACAACGCTACGATAGATCAAATAGGTAAAGAATAA
- a CDS encoding DUF58 domain-containing protein produces the protein MKHFYNTLFLNNRFFYILGGIALLFVVGFFIPIFFEVSKVLLFIVVVLLLVDIFILYKTKDAITVNRYLPERLSNGDANKISLQLKNTYGFNAHISIIEEIPYQFQKRDFIFPLILANKEEKTIHYDLTPTERGVYLFGNINVFASSPLQLATKKYVLGEEKELKCYPSFLKLREFDFRAFNNDAISYGTKKVRRIGHSLEFEQIKEYVSGDDIRSLNWKATAKRSQLMINQYVEEKSQPVYSIIDKGRAMQMHFHNLSLLDYAINATLAISNVVLRKQDKAGMLSFSTKLEDWVVAEKRNSQMSLISEALHNIKTDFSESDFSTLYSVVKRKITQRSLLILYTNFETMDGLNRQLPYLRALAKNHLVLVVFFENTALEALTTTKSDAVLDVYDSIIAEKFMYEKKSIVKELRKYGIQSVLTKPENLTGDTINKYLELKSRGLF, from the coding sequence TTGAAACATTTTTACAACACTTTATTCTTAAACAACCGATTTTTTTACATTCTAGGAGGAATTGCGCTCCTTTTTGTGGTTGGTTTTTTTATACCTATCTTTTTTGAAGTTTCTAAAGTGTTACTTTTTATCGTAGTGGTGTTGCTTTTGGTTGATATTTTTATTTTATATAAAACAAAAGATGCAATTACCGTAAACAGGTATTTACCAGAAAGATTATCGAACGGAGATGCTAATAAAATATCGTTGCAATTAAAAAACACCTACGGATTTAATGCGCATATCTCTATTATTGAGGAAATTCCGTATCAGTTTCAAAAAAGAGATTTTATCTTTCCTTTAATTTTAGCCAACAAAGAAGAAAAAACAATTCATTACGATTTAACTCCAACTGAAAGAGGTGTTTATTTATTTGGAAATATCAATGTATTTGCGAGTTCACCTTTGCAACTGGCTACTAAAAAATATGTTTTAGGCGAGGAAAAAGAACTAAAATGTTATCCCTCTTTTTTAAAATTGAGAGAATTCGATTTTAGAGCCTTTAATAATGATGCTATTTCTTATGGAACAAAAAAAGTACGTAGAATCGGACATTCATTAGAATTCGAGCAAATTAAAGAATATGTTTCTGGTGATGATATTCGCTCTTTAAACTGGAAAGCGACGGCAAAGAGAAGTCAGTTGATGATCAACCAATATGTAGAAGAGAAATCGCAACCGGTGTATTCCATTATTGATAAAGGTCGTGCTATGCAAATGCATTTTCATAATTTAAGTTTATTAGATTATGCCATTAATGCTACATTGGCAATTAGCAATGTTGTTCTTAGGAAACAAGACAAAGCAGGTATGTTGTCTTTTTCAACAAAGTTGGAGGATTGGGTGGTTGCAGAAAAAAGGAACTCACAAATGAGTTTAATTTCCGAAGCGCTACATAACATAAAAACAGATTTCTCAGAATCGGACTTTAGTACGTTATACTCAGTTGTTAAAAGGAAAATTACACAAAGAAGTTTACTTATTTTATATACAAATTTCGAAACTATGGATGGTTTAAATAGACAACTCCCCTATTTACGTGCCTTGGCAAAAAACCATTTGGTATTGGTTGTCTTTTTCGAAAATACCGCGTTAGAAGCATTAACTACAACAAAAAGTGATGCTGTTTTAGATGTGTATGACAGTATTATTGCTGAAAAATTTATGTACGAAAAGAAAAGTATTGTAAAAGAACTCAGAAAATACGGAATTCAGTCTGTTTTAACAAAACCAGAAAACTTAACAGGAGATACGATTAACAAGTATTTAGAGTTAAAATCTAGGGGATTATTTTAA
- a CDS encoding AAA family ATPase, protein MEVPNNEEVQENLSFENRIDLSELQESVFKIKKQLQKVIVGQKDMMDLLIVSLLADGHVLIEGVPGVAKTITAKLLARTIDVGFSRIQFTPDLMPSDILGTSVFNVKTSEFEFKKGPIFSSMILIDEINRAPAKTQAALFEVMEEKQITIDGQTFKMEEPFVVLATQNPIEQEGTYRLPEAQLDRFLFKINVDYPNAKEELEILLKEQALENTTKASKIETVITGKKIVEFRNLVNQIKIEDNLLKYIANIVVNTRSNSFLYLGASPRASIAILGASKAFAAIEGRDFVTPEDIKRATIPVLEHRVIVTPEREMEGLTSKQIIEQIIEAVEIPR, encoded by the coding sequence ATGGAAGTACCAAATAACGAGGAAGTACAAGAAAATTTATCATTCGAAAATAGAATAGATTTATCGGAATTACAAGAGAGTGTTTTTAAGATTAAAAAGCAATTGCAAAAGGTAATTGTGGGGCAAAAAGACATGATGGATTTATTAATCGTTTCCCTCCTTGCAGATGGTCATGTTTTAATAGAAGGTGTTCCTGGAGTAGCAAAAACCATTACCGCTAAATTGCTTGCAAGAACTATTGATGTTGGCTTTAGTAGAATTCAGTTTACACCAGATTTAATGCCTTCGGATATTTTAGGAACTTCTGTTTTTAATGTAAAAACATCTGAATTTGAGTTTAAAAAAGGCCCTATTTTTTCTAGCATGATTTTAATTGATGAAATTAATAGAGCGCCTGCAAAAACACAAGCTGCTTTGTTTGAGGTGATGGAAGAAAAGCAAATTACTATAGACGGACAAACCTTTAAAATGGAAGAACCTTTTGTGGTGTTAGCTACACAAAACCCTATAGAACAAGAAGGAACTTATAGATTGCCAGAAGCACAATTAGATCGTTTTTTATTTAAAATAAATGTAGATTACCCAAATGCTAAAGAGGAATTAGAGATTCTTTTAAAAGAACAAGCCTTAGAAAACACCACCAAAGCAAGTAAAATAGAAACAGTAATTACAGGTAAAAAAATTGTTGAGTTTAGAAATTTAGTCAATCAGATTAAAATTGAAGATAATTTATTAAAATACATTGCCAATATTGTGGTGAATACGCGTTCTAATTCGTTTTTATATTTAGGCGCTTCACCAAGAGCAAGTATTGCTATTTTAGGTGCATCAAAAGCTTTTGCAGCGATTGAAGGACGCGATTTTGTAACTCCAGAAGATATTAAAAGAGCAACCATTCCGGTTTTAGAACACAGAGTTATTGTAACGCCAGAGCGAGAAATGGAAGGTTTAACAAGCAAACAAATTATAGAACAGATTATTGAAGCGGTGGAGATTCCGAGGTAG
- a CDS encoding multidrug effflux MFS transporter — MKIRQKSESEFIIVMASLMSLVAFAIDALLPAITDISKTIHIVDPKDNQLFITMIFLGLGFGQLISGPLSDSFGRKPVIYVGFIVFAFASFICVFADSLEMMIFGRLLQGIGLSAPRTISIAMVRDRFSGNYMAKVMSFIVVIFILVPVIAPAVGKLVLDLYGWRSIFYGQLIIGFFIMLWVWKRQPETLKIENRKKFKLSLFIEGSKEFFKHKYAVIFTIFSGFITGSFMVYLSASQRIFEEQYHLKEEFPYIFAGLAISIGLATFLNGKLVVRFGMFKLVSIFTVIFTVVPIIYLLLFSGENNPSIYVIIAFFAIQFFSIGFLFGNTRALAMESIGHIAGVGAAINGFVSTIMAVPIATYIGSFIDQTALPLFIGFFVCGIISLALIMLLKLKKN, encoded by the coding sequence GTGAAAATTAGACAAAAATCAGAATCAGAATTTATTATTGTAATGGCATCTTTAATGTCTTTGGTTGCTTTTGCAATAGACGCATTATTGCCTGCAATTACAGATATTAGTAAAACAATACATATAGTAGATCCAAAAGACAATCAGTTATTTATAACTATGATTTTTTTAGGATTGGGTTTTGGACAACTTATTTCTGGACCTTTATCTGATAGTTTTGGTAGAAAACCAGTTATTTATGTTGGTTTTATTGTATTTGCCTTTGCTAGTTTTATCTGTGTTTTTGCGGACAGTCTAGAAATGATGATTTTTGGTCGGCTTTTACAAGGAATTGGGCTTTCTGCCCCAAGAACCATTAGTATTGCTATGGTTAGAGACCGTTTTAGCGGTAATTATATGGCTAAAGTGATGTCTTTTATTGTGGTTATTTTCATTTTAGTACCTGTAATTGCACCTGCTGTTGGTAAACTTGTTTTAGATTTATATGGTTGGAGATCTATTTTTTATGGTCAATTAATTATTGGCTTTTTTATCATGCTATGGGTCTGGAAGCGACAACCAGAAACCTTAAAAATAGAAAATCGAAAAAAGTTTAAATTATCCCTTTTTATTGAGGGATCTAAAGAGTTTTTTAAACATAAGTATGCTGTAATTTTCACTATATTTTCTGGTTTTATAACCGGTTCTTTTATGGTGTATTTAAGTGCAAGTCAACGAATATTTGAAGAGCAATATCATTTAAAAGAAGAGTTTCCTTATATTTTTGCAGGTCTTGCTATTAGTATTGGTTTGGCTACGTTTTTAAACGGAAAATTGGTTGTAAGGTTTGGGATGTTTAAGTTAGTCTCTATATTTACTGTAATTTTTACAGTAGTTCCTATTATTTATCTGTTATTATTTTCTGGAGAAAATAATCCTAGTATCTATGTTATTATCGCATTTTTTGCCATACAATTCTTTTCTATAGGTTTTCTTTTTGGAAATACCAGAGCATTGGCCATGGAATCTATTGGTCATATTGCAGGAGTTGGAGCCGCAATTAATGGTTTTGTTTCTACAATTATGGCGGTACCCATTGCAACGTATATTGGGAGTTTTATAGACCAAACAGCTTTACCTCTTTTTATTGGTTTTTTTGTCTGCGGTATTATTTCTTTAGCTTTAATAATGTTACTGAAACTTAAAAAAAATTAA